GCGTCCAGTCGGCCACCACCCGGACCTTGCGGTTGAAGGTCGGCACCCGGGAGATGTGGTAGGTGCGGTGCATGAACCACGCGAGGAACCCGCGGAGCTTGACGCCGTAGACCTCGGCGACGCCCTTGTGCAGGCCGAGCGACGCGACCGACCCGGCGTAGGCGTGCATGTAGGGCTTCGGGGCGCCGCCGCGCAGCGTGATCACCAGGTTGTCGGCGAGCCGCTTGGCCTGGCGCACCGCGTGCTGCGCGCTCGGGCCGCACAGGGCGTCCGGGTCGTCCTTCTTGGACAGGTCAGGTACGGCGGCGCTGTCGCCCGCGCTCCATACCCCCTCGAGCCCGGCGACCCGCAGGTGCGCCGTGCAGGGCAGCCGGCCCTTCTCGTCGACCGGGAGCCCGGACCGGGCGGCCAGAGAGTTGGCCCGCACACCGGCGGTCCAGACGACGGTCTCCGCGTCGAAGGAGTCCCCGTCGGAGAGGGTCACGCGACCGTCGACCATCGACTCGACCCGGGTGTTCAGCCGGATGTCCATCCCCCGCTCGACCAGTCGCTGGACGGTGTACGCCGACATCGACACGCTCACCTCGGGCAGGATGCGGCCGGCCGCCTCGACGAGCACCCACCGCAGGTCGCGCTGCGTCAGAGTCGGGTAGAAGCGGAGGGCGGCGTGGGCCATGTCCTCGAGCTCGGCGAACGCCTCGACGCCGGCGTAGCCCCCGCCGACGAAGACGAAGGTAAGTGCCCGCCGTTGCCGCGCCGGATCCCCGGTCGTGTAGGCCAGGTCGAGCCGGGACAGCACGTGGTTGCGGAGGAAGATCGCCTCCCCGATCGTGCTGAATCCGATGCCGATCTCGGCCAGGCCGGGGATCGGCAGGGTGCGGGCCACCGAGCCGGCCGCCATCACCAGCACGTCGTAGGCCACCTCGACCGACTCGCCCTCCAGCGGCTCGACGACGGCCACCCGGCGGGCGTGGTCGACGGTCGTCACCCGGCCGGTGAGCACCTCGGTCTTGTTGAGCACCCGGCGCAGCGGTACGACGACGTGTCGGGGTTCGATCGACCCGGCCGCGGCCTCGGGCAAGAACGGCTGGTAGGTCATGTTGGGCTGCGGGTCGACGACGGTGACGGCCGCCTCGCCCCGGTGCAGCTTGTGCTGGAGCCGGAAGGCCGTGTACATCCCGACGTAACCGCCGCCGACGATGAGGATGCGGGGCGGACGACCGGTAGGACGCTGCACGCCGCTGAGCCTACCGGCGGGTCCGGGCGAGCCACACCGGGACGGCCGTCAGTGCGACCACCGCGAGCAGGCCGGCGAGTTCCAGCGGCAGCGATCCGGTCAGCCGGGGCAGGACGAAGGCAACCGCGGCGACCACGCCGCTCACCGCGAGGGTGACCAATGCGTGCCGGGACCACCGGATGAGCACCTCGGGGTCGATGCGCGCCGTCGCCGGCATCGCCGCGCACAGCGTGGTCAGGGTGTGGAAGACGTAGAGGTCGGCGGCGAGCCCCGTGGTCAAGAGGATGGACGGTGCGCCGTGCAGGCCGTAGGCGACGAGCCACAGCACGGCGACCATGACGAAGGTGATGGCGGCGCCCGGGGTCTCCGGCGCCACGGCCGCCATCAGCGCGCCGAGGAGAGCGACGACGATCAGAACCGCGAGCCCTCCGACGAACTGCTGCTGCGGCAGCAGCGCCGCGATCGCGCCGGTGACGAGTACGCCGGCCCGCAGCGCGAACTGGATGGGCGACGTCGCGCGGAGTGTGCGGGCCGCGCCGACGACCGCGGCGACACCGGTGTCGATCGCGCTCATCGCAGCGCCTTCGGTGCGGCGGCGGCCCGGCTGATGTCCTGCAGCACCAGGTCGAGGCTGCCGGCCCCGCGCCAGGGCACGACCGGCACCCCGAGCTCGGCGAGCCGCGCGACGTCGACCTCGCGTTCGAGCAACCAGACCCGCCAGGCCAGCTGGGTCCATTCGCTGCGCCGCGGCGGCCGGGCGTCGGCCGGCAGCGTGTCGACGACCAGCACCGCGTGCCCGGCCCGGCCCAGCGCCGCGGCCCGGGCGAGCGAGTTCTCCCCGACGAGCGGGCTCAGCAGCAGGACCAGCGAGCCCGGTGCCACCTCGCTCAACGCCACGTTGGCCGTGAGGCCGCTGCCCCGAGCAGGTTGGGCGTCGAGGAGGACGTCGAGGAGGCGGACGAGGTGGGCCCGTCCCCCGCCGGGGCGCACCTGCCGGATGGCCTGACCGAGGTCGATCAGCCCGACGCGGTCGCCATGGCGCAGGTAGTGCTCGGCCACCGACGCGGCAGCGCGCACGGTGACGTCGAGGCTGCTCGCCGCTCCGTCGATGCCGTCGCTGAATCCAATGTCGTAGCGGGTGTCGAGCACGAGGGTGACGTCGGTGTCGCGGTCCGACAGCGTCGCAGTGACGTGCAGTTCGCCCGTACGCAGCGACACCGGCCAGTGGATACGGTGCAGCCGATCGCCGACGCTGAAGGCCCGCACGCCGGTGAGCTCGGTGCCCTCACCGGGCCGACGCGAGCGGTGCAGGCCGACCACACCCTGAGCGTGCGGGACCGTGTCGGTCGCCTCGAAGCCCTCCCGCAGCGGCAACGTCGTCGCCGTCACCACCCCGGAGACCGACGGCCCCTGGCGGAGCAGCCCGTGCGCGCCGACCGCCTGGACGATCGCCGGGCCGACCTGGTGGCGGCCCCACCGGATCGAGCGGAGGTCGAGTGTGACGTCGCGGCGCTCCCCGGGCTGCACGCTGACGCACCGTTCGGGCCGGCCGGACAGGCCGACGAACCCGCGGCCCACCCGCAGGTCCACGGCGACGACGTCGAGGGTGTCGGCCGAGGCCAGCGTGACCGACGCGGAGGTGGCCTGCCCCTCGAGCAGGCTGTCGGCGCTCGCGGTCAGGTCGACCTCGGGCCGGCCGGTCGGGCGGCGCAGCAGGCCGAGCACGGTGCCGACGACCAGCGGTGCGGCCAGCACCACCAGATCGCTGCGGCGGAGCAAGACCGCGGTGACCAGCAGGGCGGCGGCGACGCCGATCGCCCGGGCGAGCGCCGCGGTCGGCCGCCAGGCGGTTGAGTCGGACGGGGCGGTCAGCGCGATACCTGCCCGGCGAGGTGGTCGTCCGGCCGCGACGCGGACGCGTGACCGCCGGTCGCCGGCGCCGGAACCTCGTCCAGCACCGACCGCACGACGTCCTCGGGGGCGACCCGGCGCATCCACATCTCGGGCCGGAGGGTGAGCCGGTGGGCGAGTGCCGGTACGGCGACCGCCTTGACGTCCTCCGGGGTGACGTAGTCACGGTGGCTCAGCACGGCGTAGGCCCGGGCGACGAGCAGGAGGGCGAGCGCACCTCGGGGCGAGGAACCCACCAGGACCTGCGGGCGGGTTCGTGTCGATGACGCCAGCTCGACGCAGTAGCGGCCGACCGACTCCTCGACGGTGACCGCCTCGACGGCCCGCTGCATGGCGCGTACGCCGACCGCGTCGGTGACCGGGTCGAGCGTGATCGCCTCCCGGCGACGCTGCATCCGGCGCTGCAGCACGGTCCATTCCTCGTCGCGGTCGGGATAGCCGAACGAGATGCGCATGAGGAACCGGTCGAGCTGCGCCTCGGGCAGCGGATAGGTGCCCTCGTACTCGATCGGGTTGGCGGTGGCGATGACGTGGAAGGGCACCGGCAGCGCGAACGTCCGGCCCTCGATGGTCGCCTGGCTCTCCTGCATCGCCTCGAGCAGGGCGGCCTGCGTCTTCGGCGGCGTGCGGTTGATCTCGTCGGCGAGCAGCAGGCCGGCGAACACCGGCCCCGCCCGGAAAACGAACTCGCCCTCCTTCTGGTCGTAGATGAACGAGCCGGTGACGTCCGACGGCAACAGGTCGGGGGTGAACTGCACCCGCCGGAAGTCCAGGCCGAGCGCCTGCGCGAATGACCGCGCGGCGAGCGTCTTGGCGAGGCCCGGGTAGTCCTCGAGCAGGATGTGTCCGCCGGCGAGGATGCTCGCGAAGACGAGCGACAAGGCGTCCCGGCGGCCGACGACCGCGCGACCGACCTCGTCGAGCACCCGGTCGCAGGAGGCCCAGACCTCCTCGAGCGGCATCAGGTCGTCGTCGGCCCGGTCGGTCAGATCGCCTCGATATGTTCCACGGTCGCGGCCACCTCCCGCGGGGTCGGCGGCCTCTCGCCAGGCGTCGGTGTTCCGGTCCTCAGCTGCCACAGCTGCTCTCCTACGATTTTGCGGGCGCGGTCGGGGTCACGGGCGGGGTCGATGCCGTGTCGCTGGCGGAGGCGCTCGTCGACCAGCCGCACGAGCAGCGGACGGACCCGCTGCTCGAAGCGCTGGCGTTCGACGCTACCCCAGGACAGGCGGTACTCCAGGAAGTACAGGTCGGCGTAGGGGTCAGGCGAATCGGCCGGCTCGGACGGCAGCCGCGCCGCGGGATCGGCCGGGTCGAGGCAGGCTCGCACCAGCGCACCGGCAGCGACGACGGCGAGCGCCACCCCGATGCAGTAGGCCGGGCGGGCCCGCAACGAGCCGGCGGACAGGATCAACCAGCCGGCGAGACCGGCACCCACCCCGATGAGCAGCACCGTCAGCGCGATGGTCCAGGGCGAGGACCGCCGCCGGGTCAGCCGCTTCATGACCGGCTCCCGTGGCCGTCGCCGCCGACGGTCGAGCCCGCCGGCTCCTCGGTCCCGTCGGTGTCCGTGCCTTCGGCGTTGCGGCGGCCGGCGAGCAGCTCGGTGCGCACCTGCTCCAGCGCCGAGCGAGCCTCACCGCGCGCGGTGTCGTCCATCCGGTGCGCGGAAAAGCGCGCCTCGCGGTAGAGGTCGGCCAGCCGGACCAGGGTCGGATTGGACACCTGGTAGGTCGAGAGGACCCGTTCGGTGAAGTCGGCGGCGGTCTCAGCCGGACGCCGGGCCACCCCGGCCTCGGCGGCGACGTCCTCCCAACGCATCCAGCACGCGACGATCGCGTCCCGCGGTTGACCCCGCTCGATCTGGGCCAGCACGTCGTCCACGGCGTCGGCGAGCGCAGTGGCGACCCCGGGTGGGGCGAACTCGAGGTCCGAGGGGGGCGGACCGGTGCGATCCTTGCCCCGGTCCAGCGCGCGCACGGCCCGCACGACGTAGAAGGTGATGGCACCGACCAACAGGACTGCGGCGGCGATGCCCAGGGCAAGAGCGAGATCGCCGAGCCAGCTCGGTGCGGTGCCCGTGTGGGGCAGGCCCTTGGGCCGGCCCGTCGGGGGCGGCGACTGGGCCGCGGTGGGTTGCTTGAACACCGGCGCCACCGGGTGGTACGGCGTGCTGTGCGCGGCGATGTCGCGGGTCTGACCTGATCGGCTGGCGAACAGCAGCATCGCGAGCCCGGCGACGGTGACGACCGACGCGACCCAGATGCGGAAGCTGCGGGTGACCGTCACGTCAGGCCGGCCAGCTCGCGGGCCCGGCCGAAGACCGCGTCGAGCATCGGTGCGGTGAGGCGTCCGGTGAACGTGTTCTGCTGGCTCACGTGGTAACAGCCGAGCACCGTGACCGGCGGCCCGTCGGGTCGGTCGAGCCGCACCTCGCGGCCGTGCGCAAAGGGCGGGCGTGGCGACGGAAGCGTCACGTCGAGGTCCCGCAGGGCCGACCAGAGCACGCTCCAGCCGTAGCCGCCGAGAACGACCACGGTGCGCAGGGTGGACCAGAGCAGGGCCAGCTCCCGGTCCAGCCAGGGCCGGCAGGTGTCCCGCTCGACGGTCGTC
The Mycobacteriales bacterium DNA segment above includes these coding regions:
- a CDS encoding NAD(P)/FAD-dependent oxidoreductase, which produces MQRPTGRPPRILIVGGGYVGMYTAFRLQHKLHRGEAAVTVVDPQPNMTYQPFLPEAAAGSIEPRHVVVPLRRVLNKTEVLTGRVTTVDHARRVAVVEPLEGESVEVAYDVLVMAAGSVARTLPIPGLAEIGIGFSTIGEAIFLRNHVLSRLDLAYTTGDPARQRRALTFVFVGGGYAGVEAFAELEDMAHAALRFYPTLTQRDLRWVLVEAAGRILPEVSVSMSAYTVQRLVERGMDIRLNTRVESMVDGRVTLSDGDSFDAETVVWTAGVRANSLAARSGLPVDEKGRLPCTAHLRVAGLEGVWSAGDSAAVPDLSKKDDPDALCGPSAQHAVRQAKRLADNLVITLRGGAPKPYMHAYAGSVASLGLHKGVAEVYGVKLRGFLAWFMHRTYHISRVPTFNRKVRVVADWTLALFFPREVVSLGQIQNPRRAFESAAAGD
- a CDS encoding DUF58 domain-containing protein; the encoded protein is MLRRSDLVVLAAPLVVGTVLGLLRRPTGRPEVDLTASADSLLEGQATSASVTLASADTLDVVAVDLRVGRGFVGLSGRPERCVSVQPGERRDVTLDLRSIRWGRHQVGPAIVQAVGAHGLLRQGPSVSGVVTATTLPLREGFEATDTVPHAQGVVGLHRSRRPGEGTELTGVRAFSVGDRLHRIHWPVSLRTGELHVTATLSDRDTDVTLVLDTRYDIGFSDGIDGAASSLDVTVRAAASVAEHYLRHGDRVGLIDLGQAIRQVRPGGGRAHLVRLLDVLLDAQPARGSGLTANVALSEVAPGSLVLLLSPLVGENSLARAAALGRAGHAVLVVDTLPADARPPRRSEWTQLAWRVWLLEREVDVARLAELGVPVVPWRGAGSLDLVLQDISRAAAAPKALR
- a CDS encoding MoxR family ATPase; translated protein: MPLEEVWASCDRVLDEVGRAVVGRRDALSLVFASILAGGHILLEDYPGLAKTLAARSFAQALGLDFRRVQFTPDLLPSDVTGSFIYDQKEGEFVFRAGPVFAGLLLADEINRTPPKTQAALLEAMQESQATIEGRTFALPVPFHVIATANPIEYEGTYPLPEAQLDRFLMRISFGYPDRDEEWTVLQRRMQRRREAITLDPVTDAVGVRAMQRAVEAVTVEESVGRYCVELASSTRTRPQVLVGSSPRGALALLLVARAYAVLSHRDYVTPEDVKAVAVPALAHRLTLRPEMWMRRVAPEDVVRSVLDEVPAPATGGHASASRPDDHLAGQVSR
- a CDS encoding DUF4129 domain-containing protein translates to MTVTRSFRIWVASVVTVAGLAMLLFASRSGQTRDIAAHSTPYHPVAPVFKQPTAAQSPPPTGRPKGLPHTGTAPSWLGDLALALGIAAAVLLVGAITFYVVRAVRALDRGKDRTGPPPSDLEFAPPGVATALADAVDDVLAQIERGQPRDAIVACWMRWEDVAAEAGVARRPAETAADFTERVLSTYQVSNPTLVRLADLYREARFSAHRMDDTARGEARSALEQVRTELLAGRRNAEGTDTDGTEEPAGSTVGGDGHGSRS